The following are encoded together in the Deinococcus soli (ex Cha et al. 2016) genome:
- the lanKC gene encoding class III lanthionine synthetase LanKC translates to MSTGANLVPPRFNFQQVVRHLYLRSDYYEPFERYQPGTEYVTVVQPLLPLATRVVREAFWTHVQPLGAAVPMQGWKLHVSATPGNARAILERVTRICVQANVPFKFASDPFVLSLLLGKGCARGSSGKFMTLYPRDEQQARTLLETLYGQLKDFEGPYVLSDRRYRDCAVLYYRYGGFTPITRRDPDGALTSYLIRPDLSLEADERTPQYQQPDWLRDPFQPDEPDEDAALLNGRYEVQQVLNYSNSGGVYLAADQQTGATVVLKEARPHVNASVTGQDAVEQLRKEHRLLTLLGGSGVAPEALDLFTSWEHTFLAQSYLSGMSLHAFAVKYSPVVRTTHDLAALQSWWTLLRSVSVQVMRAVQAVHQRGVVFGDLSMNNVLVSVDEGRCAGAWLIDFEGAAQRGVDPDINMFTPGFDRPGRAGQAGTTVADDHYALGALLFSLLLPVAVLRNVKDDALPTFLQAFAADFGLPAAFVQVIEQLLASDGTLDLAALMAQLHDRVTLRRTPAILTPPRPVEAAQLERVARSALRHAIGVADDTRQDRLFPSSPQLSHSLSLDFGALGVTAALHTVNGEVPRKVREWIRRQPPTTGTAPGLFSGLAGMAVGLARLGERGLAERAYQLAQRHDHLYARVHLYGGASGFGLASLLLHRQWGDPAYLDEARRIGDLLDATARRLDGRATWPDFGPQEVGLGFGGSGVALFLLYLHAATGERRYLSLGEAALAEDLAQARTLDGGALGFPDQPGGSVLYPYWLTGSAGVGSVLVRYAHVTGHPMYRQLAGQIRLATTSKYSVFPGLFMGMAGLGMYLLDAAEFLNDPSYVQDAHRAARGVLLFSVRRAQGVTFPGDYLHRVSTDLGSGSSGVALFLHRLAAGRTNPLLPDDLLNRHGGQA, encoded by the coding sequence ATGAGCACCGGCGCGAACCTCGTCCCCCCCCGCTTCAACTTTCAGCAGGTCGTCCGTCACCTCTACCTGCGCTCCGACTACTACGAGCCCTTCGAGCGGTACCAGCCCGGCACCGAGTATGTGACCGTGGTGCAGCCGCTGCTGCCCCTGGCGACCCGCGTGGTCCGGGAAGCCTTCTGGACGCACGTGCAGCCGCTGGGCGCAGCGGTCCCCATGCAGGGCTGGAAACTACACGTGTCGGCCACGCCCGGCAACGCCAGGGCAATCCTGGAACGCGTGACCCGCATCTGCGTGCAGGCGAACGTGCCCTTCAAGTTCGCCAGTGATCCGTTTGTGCTGTCGCTCCTGCTCGGCAAGGGCTGCGCGCGCGGCTCCAGCGGGAAATTCATGACCCTCTACCCCCGTGACGAGCAGCAGGCCCGGACGCTACTGGAGACGCTGTACGGGCAGCTGAAGGACTTTGAGGGCCCCTATGTTCTCTCGGACCGCCGCTACCGCGACTGCGCGGTGCTGTACTACCGCTATGGCGGCTTCACGCCCATCACGCGGCGCGACCCGGACGGCGCACTCACGTCGTACCTGATCCGCCCGGACCTCAGCCTGGAAGCGGATGAACGCACGCCGCAGTACCAGCAGCCCGACTGGCTGCGTGACCCCTTCCAGCCGGACGAGCCCGACGAGGACGCCGCACTCCTGAATGGCCGCTACGAGGTCCAACAGGTCCTGAATTACTCGAATTCCGGCGGGGTGTACCTGGCCGCCGATCAACAGACGGGCGCAACGGTGGTCCTCAAGGAGGCCAGGCCCCACGTGAACGCCAGCGTCACCGGGCAGGACGCGGTAGAACAGCTGCGCAAGGAACACCGCCTGCTGACCCTCCTGGGCGGCAGCGGGGTCGCGCCGGAAGCCCTGGACCTGTTCACGAGCTGGGAGCACACGTTCCTGGCGCAGTCGTACCTGAGCGGCATGTCCCTGCATGCCTTCGCCGTCAAGTACAGCCCCGTGGTCCGCACCACTCACGACCTGGCCGCCCTACAGAGCTGGTGGACGCTGCTGCGGTCCGTTTCTGTGCAAGTCATGCGGGCCGTGCAGGCCGTGCACCAGCGCGGCGTGGTCTTCGGCGACCTGTCCATGAACAACGTGCTGGTCTCAGTTGACGAGGGCCGGTGCGCAGGAGCCTGGCTGATCGACTTCGAGGGGGCCGCGCAGCGCGGCGTGGACCCGGACATCAACATGTTCACGCCAGGCTTCGACCGGCCCGGCCGGGCCGGTCAGGCGGGCACCACCGTCGCGGACGATCACTACGCTCTGGGCGCGCTGCTGTTCAGCTTGCTCCTGCCCGTCGCAGTGCTCAGGAACGTCAAGGACGACGCACTTCCCACCTTCCTGCAGGCCTTCGCGGCCGACTTCGGCCTGCCCGCCGCGTTCGTGCAGGTCATCGAGCAGCTGCTCGCCTCGGACGGCACGCTGGATCTCGCGGCCCTCATGGCACAGTTGCATGACCGCGTGACCCTGCGCCGCACGCCCGCCATCCTGACGCCCCCCCGGCCGGTCGAGGCCGCGCAGCTGGAGCGGGTGGCCCGCAGCGCCCTGCGGCACGCCATCGGGGTTGCCGACGACACCCGGCAGGACCGGCTGTTCCCGTCCTCCCCGCAGCTCAGCCACAGCCTGAGCCTGGATTTCGGCGCGCTGGGCGTCACGGCGGCGCTGCACACCGTGAACGGCGAGGTGCCCCGCAAGGTGCGCGAGTGGATCCGCCGCCAGCCCCCCACGACGGGCACGGCACCCGGCCTGTTCAGCGGGCTGGCCGGTATGGCCGTGGGCCTCGCCCGCTTGGGTGAACGCGGGCTGGCCGAACGGGCCTACCAGCTGGCCCAGCGGCACGATCACCTGTACGCCCGCGTGCACCTGTACGGCGGAGCCAGCGGGTTCGGGCTGGCGAGCCTGCTGCTGCACCGGCAGTGGGGTGACCCGGCGTACTTGGACGAGGCCCGCCGGATCGGCGACCTGCTCGACGCGACCGCCCGCCGGTTGGACGGGCGCGCCACCTGGCCCGACTTCGGACCGCAGGAAGTCGGCCTGGGATTCGGTGGCAGCGGGGTGGCCCTGTTCCTGCTGTACCTGCACGCGGCGACCGGGGAACGTCGATACCTCAGCCTCGGCGAGGCAGCCCTGGCTGAGGACCTCGCGCAGGCCCGCACACTGGACGGCGGAGCGCTGGGCTTCCCGGACCAGCCCGGCGGCTCGGTCCTCTACCCATACTGGCTGACCGGCAGCGCCGGGGTGGGCAGCGTGCTGGTCCGCTACGCCCACGTCACCGGACACCCCATGTACCGGCAGCTGGCCGGGCAGATCCGGCTGGCCACCACCTCCAAGTACAGCGTGTTCCCTGGCCTGTTCATGGGCATGGCAGGGCTGGGCATGTACCTGCTGGACGCCGCCGAGTTCCTGAACGATCCCTCCTACGTGCAAGACGCCCACCGCGCCGCCCGTGGGGTCCTGCTGTTCAGCGTGCGCCGGGCGCAGGGCGTCACGTTCCCTGGCGATTACCTGCACCGCGTCAGCACCGACCTGGGCAGCGGCAGCAGCGGCGTCGCCCTGTTCCTGCACCGCCTCGCCGCTGGTCGCACCAACCCGCTGCTGCCGGACGACCTGCTCAACAGACACGGAGGCCAGGCATGA